A part of Aspergillus flavus chromosome 1, complete sequence genomic DNA contains:
- a CDS encoding putative AP-3 adaptor complex subunit MU: MSAGPMSLLLPTDKGTKQIGMMSGEIDALYIYDEHNNPLVEQVYRSRPPSAATILPLYLAHPAPRPSLLYIPNATPPVTVFSIVQSNLLFLALSEVDTEPLVALEFLHRVVDVLEEFVGAPLISHKIQANYEVVAQLLNEMCDAGVVCNTELNSLQEAVEMPGWMGKLLGNVGLSGSSTPILGPPNTLKRSISANAATQGPAIPWRRSGVRHTSNELYVDIIESLSVTMAPSGRLLSALVSGTIAFTAKISGVPELLLSLTAPGGQQAIGRKLELPVFHPCVRLAKWRERPGELSFVPPDGRFILAGYEVDLLPIDPSLDQPPSHMEKLFLPAIVDIRKSLGSSGSDFEVRLILNTNFPGYSSSNRPGGRNGSGTSTPSFLGGGGNSSGPVLEDVLVTIPIPKSVRNITDMQASRGDALFSPGNNVLEWRVPTKDAGTVSGTATLRCTVAGHSTGDDDFDDEAEEVDPEANLLQGYYDPEPSTSYQAPEEGTTKRKTKKKKKKKVKKSSRAAPAIPDADQQEEIPQEPSQPQSPTPPQPSLSPQPQAQQPPTDDASRSIFHTTQRKTKAQLNATLMPNSAAVSFSVRGWLPSGIKVDSLNIDPRRSRGLGETVKPYKGVKYLCVSRKGVERRC; the protein is encoded by the exons ATGAGCGCAGGCCCGATGTCGTTGCTTCTCCCCACCGATAAAGGAACCAAACAGATCGGCATGATGAGCGGGGAGATTGATGCGCTCTATATCTACGATGAGCATAA TAATCCTCTCGTAGAGCAGGTCTATCGCTCCCGTCCGCCCTCCGCAGCTACTATTCTACCCCTCTACCTCGCGCATCCAGCTCCGCGGCCGTCGCTTCTTTATATCCCTAATGCTACGCCCCCCGTAACCGTTTTTTCAATTGTTCAGTCAAACTTGCTTTTTTTGGCGCTTTCCGAAGTTGATACGGAGCCACTCGTTGCGCTAGAGTTCCTACATCGTGTAGTGGATGTACTTGAGGAATTCGTCGGAGCACCGTTGATTTCACACAAGATACAGGCAAACTATGAAGTGGTTGCACAGTTACTCAATGAGATGTGCGATGCAGGTGTCGTATGCAATACGGAGCTAAATTCGCTACAGGAGGCCGTTGAGATGCCGGGGTGGATGGGGAAGTTACTAGGTAATGTCGGCTTGTCTGG ATCTTCTACACCTATCTTGGGGCCTCCGAATACGCTCAAGCGGTCAATCTCAGCCAATGCGGCGACTCAAGGACCTGCGAtaccatggagaagatctggGGTGCGGCACACTTCCAACGAGCTATATGTTGATATTATCGAATCACTCTCGGTCACGATGGCGCCTTCAGGGCGATTACTCTCTGCCTTAGTGTCCGGCACCATCGCCTTCACAGCCAAAATATCCGGTGTTCCTGAATTACTGCTTTCCTTGACGGCTCCTGGTGGTCAGCAAGCCATTGGACGCAAGCTCGAGTTACCCGTTTTTCATCCCTGTGTACGACTGGCAAAATGGAGAGAGCGACCAGGGGAGCTGAGCTTTGTGCCCCCAGACGGGCGGTTTATTCTTGCAGGGTATGAGGTAGACCTTCTACCAATAGATCCCAGTCTCGATCAGCCTCCAAGTCATATGGAGAAGCTCTTTCTGCCCGCAATTGTAGACATTCGTAAATCTCTCGGCTCATCTGGCTCCGATTTCGAAGTCCGCTTGATCCTCAACACAAATTTCCCGGGATATTCGTCTTCAAACCGGCCTGGAGGACGAAATGGTTCCGGTACGTCGACACCGTCGTTTCTTGGAGGAGGCGGGAACTCCTCGGGTCCTGTCTTAGAAGATGTTTTGGTCACGATACCCATTCCGAAATCAGTCCGTAATATCACAGACATGCAAGCCAGCCGCGGTGATGCGCTCTTCTCCCCCGGTAACAATGTCCTTGAATGGCGAGTCCCGACCAAAGACGCTGGAACCGTCTCGGGCACCGCAACCCTCCGTTGCACCGTGGCCGGACATTCAACTGGCGACGATGACTTTGATgacgaagccgaagaagtcgaTCCGGAAGCAAATCTCCTCCAGGGCTACTACGACCCCGAACCCTCAACATCCTACCAAGCCCCCGAAGAAGGGACAACAAAGCggaaaacgaagaaaaagaagaagaagaaggtcaagaagtCTTCTCGCGCCGCCCCCGCCATACCAGATGCAGACCAACAGGAGGAGATACCCCAAGAGCCATCGCAACCGCAATCTCCGACACCTCCTCAGCCCTCCCTTTCACCTCAACCACAAGCACAACAACCTCCAACAGACGACGCCTCCCGCTCAATCTTCCATACTACACAACGCAAAACCAAAGCCCAGCTGAACGCAACTCTCATGCCTAATTCTGCCGCGGTGTCATTCTCAGTCAGAGGCTGGCTACCCTCAGGAATCAAGGTGGACAGTCTGAACATCGACCCGCGACGAAGCCGTGGCTTGGGCGAGACTGTGAAGCCCTACAAGGGAGTGAAGTATTTATGTGTCAGTCGAAAAGGAGTtgagagaagatgttga
- a CDS encoding chromatin remodeling complex WSTF-ISWI, small subunit yields the protein MAPSLAPNSETPSQADTPMTDANDEPVTSVPVDDAQMGGYHDTPDYTDSDTNPNTTASSVAGDTVPVDGRRKRSEAFHLRKSILGKKHGRLDESKEDDSIRRFRYLLGLTDLFRHFIETNPNPRIKEIMAEIDRQNDEDEAKAKKKGSSRSGGAGGDRRRRTEQEEDAELLKDEKSGGETGTVFRESPPFVHGEMRDYQIAGLNWLVSLHENGISGILADEMGLGKTLQTISFLGYLRHVCDITGPHLVAVPKSTLDNWKREFHKWTPDVNVLVLQGDKEERHKLINERLLDEDFDVCITSYEMVLREKSHLKKFAWEYIIIDEAHRIKNEESSLAQIIRVFHSRNRLLITGTPLQNNLHELWALLNFLLPDVFGDSEAFDQWFSNQESDQDTVVQQLHRVLRPFLLRRVKSDVEKSLLPKKEVNLYVPMSEMQVKWYQKILEKDIDAVNGAAGKRESKTRLLNIVMQLRKCCNHPYLFEGAEPGPPYTTDEHLVYNAGKMSILDKLLARMQKQGSRVLIFSQMSRVLDILEDYCVFREYNYCRIDGTTAHEDRIAAIDEYNKPGSDKFVFLLTTRAGGLGINLTTADIVVLYDSDWNPQADLQAMDRAHRIGQTKQVVVFRFVTENAIEEKVLERAAQKLRLDQLVIQQGRAQQQTKNAASKEELLGMIQHGAANVFSNDNSTAPFNADKQISDDDIDAILRKGEERTAELSKKYEKLGIDDLQKFSSESAYEWNGKDFTDRKKDIGLNWINPAKRERKEQFYSIDKYYRQALATGGRTADPKPKVPRAPKQIAVHDWQFFPPGLQELQEKETAYFHKEIGYKVPLPDGPEEELSEREAERDLEQQEIDNAVPLTEEEQAQKAEMSEEGFSTWNRRDFQQFVNGSAKFGRTDYVGIATEVDSKEPDEVEEYAKVFWKRYTEIQDYPKYLRVIEQGEEKLRKMNHQRKMLRKKMEMYRVPLQQLKINYTVSTTNKKVYTEEEDRFLLVMLDKYGVDGEGLYEKIRDEIRESPLFRFDWFFLSRTPVEIGRRCTTLLNTVAKEFEVADEKANGESGKGRGRDREDEDAENDDDGAPAKKKNKGGAVNKQVKAVKGNSKANSTSTSRAASVSSNTASKAKSRKK from the exons ATGGCGCCTTCGCTCGCCCCCAATTCGGAAACACCTTCTCAAGCAGATACTCCTATGACAGATGCAAATGATGAACCTGTCACGTCAGTACCCGTAGATGACGCGCAAATGGGG GGCTACCATGACACTCCAGACTATACG GATTCGGATACAAACCCTAACACCACAGCAAGCAGTGTTGCAGGCGACACAGTTCCTGTCGATGGCCGAAGGAAGCGATCTGAGGCATTTCATTTAAGGAAGAGCATCCTAGGTAAAAAGCATGGTCGTCTGGACGAGTCAAAG GAAGATGATTCCATTCGGAGATTCCGCTACCTCCTCGGGCTTACCGACTTGTTTCGCCATTTCATTGaaaccaaccccaacccacGGATCAAAGAAATAATGGCCGAGATAGACCGGCAAAATGATGAGGACGAGGcaaaagccaagaaaaaggGTTCGTCACGCTCAGGGGGTGCAGGTGGTGATAGACGTCGCAGGACGgaacaagaggaagacgCAGAGCTATTGAAGGATGAAAAGAGTGGCGGCGAGACCGGCACCGTCTTCCGTGAATCCCCGCCATTCGTTCATGGAGAAATGCGTGATTATCAAATTGCCGGATTGAACTGGCTTGTGTCTCTACATGAGAATGGTATCTCTGGTATCCTTGCCGATGAAATGGGTCTAGGCAAAACCCTTCAAaccatttctttcctcgGTTACCTCAGACATGTCTGCGATATTACAGGACCTCACCTGGTTGCCGTGCCGAAATCCACACTCGACAATTGGAAGCGCGAATTCCACAAATGGACACCCGACGTTaatgttcttgttcttcaggGAGACAAGGAGGAGCGCCATAAGTTAATAAACGAAAGACTCCTTGATGAGGATTTCGATGTGTGCATCACAAGTTACGAAATGGTTCTTCGGGAGAAGTCTCACCTTAAGAAGTTCGCTTGGGAGtacatcatcatcgatgaggcccatAGAATCAAAAACGAAGAGTCATCACTCGCACAGATCATCCGTGTGTTCCATTCTCGGAATCGGCTGCTGATTACCGGTACCCCTCTCCAAAACAACCTCCATGAACTTTGGGCCCTTCTAAACTTCCTTTTGCCGGATGTTTTCGGTGATTCGGAGGCATTCGATCAATGGTTTTCAAACCAAGAATCTGACCAGGACACCGTTGTCCAGCAACTTCACCGAGTACTACGACCCTTCCTACTCCGTCGTGTTAAGAGCGACGTAGAGAAGAGCTTGCTTCCCAAGAAGGAGGTCAATCTATATGTACCCATGTCAGAAATGCAGGTGAAGTGGTACCAGAAGATTCTTGAGAAGGATATCGACGCTGTCAACGGTGCTGCTGGAAAGCGCGAATCTAAGACCCGTCTTTTGAACATTGTCATGCAACTTCGCAAATGTTGTAATCACCCATACCTGTTTGAAGGAGCTGAGCCGGGTCCTCCTTATACAACAGACGAGCACCTTGTGTACAACGCCGGCAAGATGTCAATCTTAGACAAGCTCTTGGCACGTATGCAGAAACAGGGAAGCCGCGTTCTTATCTTCTCCCAAATGAGTCGTGTGCTCGATATTTTGGAAGATTACTGTGTTTTTAGAGAGTACAATTATTGCCGTATCGATGGCACGACAGCTCATGAGGATAGAATCGCCGCAATTGACGAGTACAACAAGCCAGGATCGGATAAGTTTGTCTTCTTGCTTACGACTAGGGCAGGAGGTCTCGGTATTAACTTGACGACTGCGGATATCGTTGTCCTCTACGACAGTGATTGGAACCCTCAGGCTGATCTACAGGCCATGGACCGTGCTCATCGTATTGGTCAGACGAAGCAAGTGGTTGTATTCAGATTTGTCACAGAGAATGCGATTGAGGAGAAGGTCTTGGAACGTGCAGCCCAGAAGCTGCGGCTAGACCAGCTTGTTATTCAACAAGGCCGTGCTCAACAACAGACCAAGAACGCCGCGTCAAAGGAGGAACTGCTTGGCATGATTCAGCACGGAGCTGCGAATGTTTTCAGCAATGATAACTCGACTGCACCTTTCAATGCCGACAAACAAATTTCTGATGACGATATTGATGCGATTTTACGCAAGGGTGAGGAGCGAACTGCAGAATTGAGCAAGAAGTATGAGAAACTGGGTATCGATGATTTGCAAAAGTTTAGCTCCGAGAGTGCATATGAATGGAACGGAAAGGACTTCACAGATCGCAAGAAGGACATCGGCCTCAATTGGATCAATCCCGCAAAACGCGAACGGAAAGAGCAGTTCTACTCTATTGACAAGTACTATCGCCAAGCGCTAGCTACTGGTGGAAGAACGGCCGATCCCAAACCGAAGGTCCCTCGGGCACCTAAGCAAATTGCTGTTCATGACTGGCAGTTCTTCCCTCCGGGACTCCAAGAACTCCAGGAGAAAGAGACCGCCTACTTCCACAAAGAGATCGGCTATAAGGTCCCGCTCCCTGATGGGCCTGAAGAGGAACTTAGTGAGCGTGAAGCCGAGCGCGATCTGGAGCAACAAGAAATTGACAATGCGGTGCCATTGACGGAAGAAGAGCAGGCGCAGAAGGCTGAGATGTCAGAAGAAGGCTTTTCGACCTGGAATCGCCGTGATTTCCAGCAGTTTGTCAATGGCTCTGCCAAATTCGGGCGCACTGATTATGTTGGGATCGCCACTGAAGTGGACAGCAAGGAAccagatgaagttgaagaataCGCCAAAGTGTTTTGGAAACGGTACACCGAGATCCAAGACTACCCTAAATATCTCCGCGTTATTGAGCAGGGAGAGGAGAAGCTACGCAAGATGAACCATCAGCGTAAAATGCTTCgcaagaagatggagatgtacCGCGTTCCTCTTCAGCAACTCAAGATCAACTACACGGTGTCTACCACCAATAAGAAGGTGTAtaccgaagaagaggatcgaTTTTTACTGGTGATGCTCGATAAGTATGGAGTCGATGGTGAGGGACTGTACGAGAAAATCCGCGACGAAATTCGCGAGTCCCCACTCTTCCGGTTCGACTGGTTCTTCCTTAGCCGAACACCCGTGGAAATCGGACGCCGTTGTACTACATTATTGAATACTGTTGCAAAGGAGTTTGAGGTTGCGGATGAGAAAGCCAATGGCGAGTCTGGCAAGGGCCGTGGACGTGATcgagaagacgaggatgcTGAAAACGACGATGATGGAGCACCTgctaaaaagaagaataagggCGGCGCAGTG AACAAGCAGGTCAAGGCTGTTAAAGGCAACAGCAAAGCCAATTCTACGTCGACGTCGCGGGCAGCTAGTGTCTCATCCAACACAGCATCAAAGGCGAAAAGTCGGAAGAAGTAA
- a CDS encoding RNA methyltransferase, TrmH family (RNA Methylase, SpoU family) codes for MSHRSLMKPLHLYMRLSIAPSIHLNHVRRASLNSAIGRGIRKTRGFDSPSSSRSSYDSDFERPYKESRDTRSNITEKKSQGRKWLDDDFDEDEFIRTGNFRALPREHQRFQSSKRFTNNEARGYNGREDSNRPQDKRHSRRAEPTKHHRATERVPERVKENVQVPDAIPYTTPASEFIYGTSAVEAALRCSRRRMYKLYVYQASGEELSSAKVALRKLALSKNVKVKMAFGGWDRLLDKMSAGRPHNGCVLEASPLPRLPVRGLKSVPSIKEEDFGVELGAQSREEALVNSTNDKLKIHHWDQRTRYPVVLLLDGIVDPGNLGAIIRSAYYLGVDAIIFAGRNSAPLSPVTIKASAGAAENMTLLEVSNEVDFIQRSKANGWKFYAADAPGPASKYVDTASIVEGKGTTEGEHVSTQSPCVIMMGSEGSGLSRHIKSHADSIVSIPGARLATPLGVESDPSRVDSLNVSVAAALLMEMFLRVPLAVADVPPKKTR; via the coding sequence ATGTCTCATCGTTCGTTAATGAAGCCCTTGCATTTGTATATGCGCTTATCTATAGCTCCGTCTATCCACCTGAATCATGTGAGACGTGCTTCACTTAACTCGGCCATTGGTCGTGGTATCCGCAAGACCCGGGGCTTCGACAGTCCATCTTCGTCGCGAAGTTCATACGATTCTGACTTTGAACGGCCATATAAAGAAAGTAGGGACACAAGATCAAATATaaccgaaaaaaaaagccaagGCAGAAAGTGGCTCGATGATGACTTTGACGAAGATGAATTTATCAGGACAGGAAATTTCCGCGCACTGCCTCGTGAACACCAACGCTTTCAGAGCAGTAAGAGGTTCACGAATAATGAAGCCAGGGGATACAATGGCCGTGAGGATAGCAATAGACCTCAAGACAAGCGTCATTCTCGTCGAGCAGAACCAACGAAACACCACCGTGCCACAGAGAGAGTACCAGAGCGGGTAAAAGAAAACGTGCAAGTCCCTGATGCAATCCCATACACAACACCGGCATCAGAATTCATCTATGGAACCAGCGCAGTGGAGGCTGCACTACGCTGTAGCAGACGTCGCATGTACAAATTGTATGTGTATCAGGCCTCTGGTGAGGAACTAAGCTCTGCCAAGGTTGCACTACGCAAATTGGCGCTTTCGAAGAACGTCAAAGTCAAGATGGCATTCGGCGGATGGGACCGGCTTCTTGATAAGATGAGCGCCGGTCGACCTCATAATGGCTGCGTCCTTGAAGCGTCCCCTCTGCCAAGATTACCCGTGAGGGGTTTGAAAAGTGTTCCATCTATAAAAGAGGAGGATTTCGGTGTGGAACTGGGCGCTCAATCACGAGAGGAAGCATTGGTGAATAGCACGAACGACAAGCTCAAAATCCATCATTGGGACCAGAGAACAAGGTACCCTGTTGTATTATTACTCGATGGAATCGTGGATCCTGGAAACCTGGGCGCCATCATTCGCTCCGCATATTATCTTGGTGTCGATGCTATTATATTCGCTGGTCGAAACTCGGCGCCTTTATCTCCCGTGACAATCAAGGCCTCGGCTGGAGCAGCTGAAAATATGACTCTTCTCGAAGTGAGTAACGAAGTAGATTTCATCCAGCGCTCGAAAGCCAACGGATGGAAATTCTACGCGGCAGATGCCCCAGGTCCAGCTTCCAAATACGTGGACACTGCTTCTATTGTCGAGGGTAAAGGTACGACCGAAGGGGAACATGTTAGTACTCAATCGCCTTGCGTTATCATGATGGGGAGCGAGGGATCAGGATTGAGTCGTCATATTAAGTCTCATGCGGACTCTATCGTGAGCATCCCTGGAGCCAGACTTGCTACGCCCCTCGGTGTCGAGTCCGACCCTTCTAGAGTGGACAGCCTTAATGTCAGTGTGGCAGCAGCGCTGTTGATGGAAATGTTTCTACGAGTACCACTTGCGGTGGCCGATGTGCCTCCCAAAAAAACTCGGTGA
- a CDS encoding aspartic peptidase domain-containing protein has translation MASKIFLIENPNYCKSGIKSYVHLIRKYRLHPTKNGPYSIGRAIHQTGRPFTDKPIGGRVRFHDVMRKQTSDDQLQQVEKDDIQNDAAFFMPVSIGTPAQTFNLVLDTASVDFWVRSSELPADTLPKGEEESHTFDPEKSSTFKNIEDSPWKVTYVDGSSVSGSIGTEDITIGGVAFKTQPVQLAKTMSPMFTQFSADGVLGLAFGHINHPQQDIKALAERLNTRDDREQSAKLFTAKLGSWGDSDLKKSFCTFGSIDEDAVRYCGHDVHHTPIDNSRGYWMFESPSATVGGKPMSRSENKAVVDTDAALTLLDDQTCQAIYDSIPGAFYDSETQGFLIPSDINVDQLPVVQLAVGEKSFAMSKESLMFAEAKPGYIYGGVQSRGSLEFDVLGGTFLDGLYAIFDFGSLRFGAVQAKTKV, from the exons ATGGCATCTAAGATCTTCCTTATTGAGAATCCAAACTACTGCAAATCAGGGATCAAGTCCTATGTGCATCTAATACGCAAATACCGCTTGCACCCCACCAAAAATGGTCCCTATTCCATCGGTCGAGCTATCCATCAGACTGGCCGGCCCTTCACTGACAAGCCTATCGGCGGTCGAGTTCGTTTTCACGACGTGATGCGAAAACAAACCTCGGACGATCAACTCCAGCAAGTTGAGAAGGATGATATCCAAAACGATGCAGCGTTCTTTATGCCCGTGAGCATCGGAACCCCGGCTCAAACTTTCAACCTAGTTTTGGATACAGCGTCTGTTGATTTTTGG GTGCGATCTAGTGAGCTCCCTGCAGATACACTACCCaagggtgaagaggagagcCATACCTTTGATCCTGAAAAATCGAGCACATTCAAAAACATCGAAGATTCGCCATGGAAGGTTACCTACGTGGACGGTTCTTCAGTGTCTGGTTCCATCGGTACAGAAGACATCACCATTGGAGGAGTGGCCTTCAAGACACAACCCGTACAGCTTGCCAAAACCATGTCACCAATGTTTACACAATTCTCAGCAGATGGCGTTCTGGGGCTGGCGTTTGGGCATATTAATCATCCCCAACAGGACATCAAGGCCCTGGCCGAGCGCTTGAATACTAGAGACGACCGAGAACAATCTGCAAAACTGTTTACTGCAAAACTTGGATCTTGGGGCGACTCTGACCTAAAGAAGTCATTTTGCACATTTGGCTCCattgatgaggatgctgTGCGTTATTGTGGCCATGATGTTCATCATACGCCTATCGACAATAGTCGAGGCTATTGGATGTTTGAGTCCCCCTCTGCAACGGTTGGAGGAAAACCCATGAGTAGATCTGAGAACAAGGCTGTTGTGGATACCGACGCAGCATTGACTCTACTTGATGACCAAACGTGTCAAGCCATTTATGATTCTATCCCAGGCGCATTCTATGACAGTGAAACCCAAGGCTTTCTCATCCCATCCGACATCAATGTAGACCAGCTTCCAGTCGTCCAGTTAGCAGTTGGGGAGAAATCGTTCGCTATGTCAAAGGAGAGTCTGATGTTTGCTGAAGCCAAACCTGGCTACATATATGGCGGTGTCCAGAGTCGTGGATCGCTCGAATTTGACGTCCTTGGTGGAACATTCTTGGATGGATTATATGCG ATATTTGATTTCGGTTCTCTTCGATTTGGTGCTGTGCAGGCCAAAACAAAAGTGTAG
- a CDS encoding putative aldehyde dehydrogenase produces MVASNIPPLEFTPVEDIPGRVSTLRKTFLEHKTRDLEFRLVQLRKLYWAVKDHEQEIADASALDLGKPRFETEVAESGWLQNDLVFVTRNLHKWAKDEKAEDIDLTFKFMNPKIRKDPLGCVLVIGAFNYPFQLTLGPVIGAIAAGNTVVIKPSEIAPNSAVVIQRIIEAALDPSCYTVIQGGIPETQALLAERWDKIFFTGGATVGRIIAKAAAPHLTPVVLELGGINPAIITKSANPRLVARRLLWGKLMNSGQICTSQNYLLVDKDLVPAVIEEFKKAYNEFYPQGAKASPDYSRIINEGAFRRIKSMLDNTKGKILMGGTMDEKERFIEPTLVLVDSVDDSMLTQESFGPLIPILPVDNLEQAVDIANGIQATPLGLYPFGSKADTEKSRIRSSDAFQVLSSTRSGGVSVNDAALHIPTLPFGGVGESGHGAYRGKASFDVFVHRRPITSTPSWLESILSIRYPPYAGKLSKFKAANTLAPDFDRNGNKIRFGWLRYILTLGGGSAKAGAGRAVVVAAVAYLVLQVLERRASKL; encoded by the exons ATGGTCGCTTCGAACATCCCCCCTCTCGAGTTCACTCCTGTCGAGGATATTCCGGGTCGCGTGTCTACTTTACGCAAGACTTTCCTGGAACACAAGACTCGCGACCTTGAATTTCGACTGGTCCAGCTCCGGAAGCTCTACTGGGC TGTCAAGGATCATGAACAAGAGATCGCCGATGCTTCAGCTTTAGACTTGGGTAAACCTCGTTTCGAAACCGAGGTCGCTGAGAGTGGATGGCTACAGAATGACCTCGTGTTCGTGACTCGAAACTTGCACAAGTGGGCCAAGGATGAAAAAGCTGAAGATATTGACTTAACCTTCAAGTTTATGAATCCTAAGATTCGGAAGGATCCTCTGGGTTGTGTTCTGGTTATTGG CGCTTTCAACTATCCCTTCCAATTGACACTCGGTCCGGTCATCGGCGCTATCGCAGCTGGTAATACTGTTGTGATTAAACCTAGTGAGATTGCGCCCAACTCTGCGGTTGTTATCCAGCGAATCATCGAAGCAGCTCTCGATCCGTCCTGCTATACTGTTATTCAAGGAGGTATCCCGGAGACCCAAGCTTTGCTCGCTGAGCGATGGGATAAGATCTTCTTCACTGGTGGCGCCACCGTCGGTCGTATCATCGCCAAGGCAGCTGCTCCCCATTTGACCCCCGTCGTGCTGGAGCTGGGTGGCATCAACCCGGCCATCATAACTAAGAGCGCCAACCCGAGACTCGTTGCGCGGAGACTTCTGTGGGGTAAATTGATGAATTCTGGACAAATCTGTACCTCTCAGAACTACCTGCTGGTTGACAAAGACCTTGTGCCTGCCGTGAttgaagaattcaagaaagCTTATAATGAATTCTATCCCCAGGGTGCCAAGGCATCACCAGACTATTCTCGCATCATCAATGAAGGTGCATTCCGTCGCATCAAGTCAATGCTCGACAATACCAAGGGCAAGATCTTGATGGGAGGTACAATGGACGAAAAGGAGCGCTTCATTGAGCCAACCTTGGTACTGGTGGACTCAGTTGATGATTCGATGCTGACGCAGGAGAGCTTCGGACCTTTGATTCCTATCTTGCCCGTGGACAACCTCGAGCAGGCAGTCGACATTGCCAATGGAATTCAGGCCACTCCTCTGGGTCTTTACCCGTTCGGCTCTAAGGCAGATACAGAAAAGA GCCGTATTAGATCGTCTGACGCTTTCCAAGTTCTTTCTTCTACTCGCTCTGGTGGTGTCTCCGTCAACGACGCTGCTTTGCACATTCCCACCCTACCATTCGGTGGTGTCGGTGAAAGTGGTCACGGCGCCTACCGTGGCAAGGCCAGCTTCGACGTCTTCGTTCACCGTCGTCCCATTACTAGCACACCTAGTTGGCTCGAATCCATCCTCTCAATCCGCTACCCACCATATGCGGGTAAGCTGAGCAAGTTCAAGGCAGCCAACACCCTTGCACCCGATTTCGATCGTAACGGAAACAAGATCCGATTCGGCTGGCTGCGTTACATCCTAACTCTCGGCGGAGGCTCTGCGAAGGCTGGTGCTGGCAGAGCCGTCGTTGTCGCTGCTG TGGCCTATCTCGTGCTTCAGGTTCTTGAACGCCGCGCTTCGAAGCTTTAA